The Arabidopsis thaliana chromosome 5, partial sequence genomic interval CATCGAGTTTTTTAAAGATCGTGTCTTTTGGTTTCCAGTTCCAGACTACGTAGGCGACACTTCAGGGTTTCAAAGGCAATGGCACTAAAAGTCACTAATGGGCCTAACGACTTAATGGGCCTTGTGAAACGTTACCCAATAAGAGACCTGGTTTCTCACTGAGTTCAACCATCTTCTTCCCCATGGCTCTGAATTCTTCAGCTTTCTTCGTTCCATGTCACAATTACAATCAAATCtgtgatcttcttctttcttcagcTCGAACCAGATCAACTATTAAAGGACTTCAGCTTCATGGCTATGTCGTTAAATCAGGCCTTTCTCTTATCCCTCTCGTCGCTAACAACCTCATTAATTTCTACTCCAAATCACAGCTTCCGTTTGATTCTCGTCGAGCTTTTGAAGATAGCCCACAAAAAAGTTCGACGACTTGGAGTTCAATCATCTCTTGTTTTGCCCAGAACGAGCTTCCATGGATGTCACTcgagtttcttaaaaaaatgatgGCGGGAAACCTTAGACCTGATGATCATGTTCTTCCATCAGCTACAAAGTCGTGTGCGATTTTGAGTCGTTGTGATATTGGTAGATCAGTTCATTGTCTATCGATGAAGACTGGGTATGATGCTGATGTGTTTGTGGGGAGTTCTTTGGTTGATATGTATGCGAAATGTGGAGAAATTGTTTATGCGAGGAAGatgttcgacgaaatgcctCAGAGAAATGTTGTTACTTGGAGTGGGATGATGTATGGGTATGCACAAATGGGTGAAAATGAGGAAGCTTTGTGGTTGTTTAAAGAAGCTTTGTTTGAGAATCTCGCTGTTAATGATTACTCGTTTTCGAGTGTTATTAGTGTTTGTGCAAATTCGACTCTACTTGAGTTAGGTAGACAGATTCATGGATTGAGTATTAAGTCTAGCTTTGATTCTTCTAGCTTTGTGGGAAGTTCTTTAGTCTCGTTGTATTCAAAGTGTGGTGTTCCTGAAGGAGCTTATCAAGTTTTTAACGAGGTGCCTGTGAAGAATCTCGGGATTTGGAACGCTATGCTCAAGGCGTATGCGCAACATTCACATACTCAAAAGGTTATTGAATTGTTCAAAAGGATGAAGCTTTCTGGAATGAAACCAAAtttcataacttttttgaATGTGCTCAATGCTTGTAGTCACGCGGGTCTAGTTGATGAAGGGAGATACTACTTTGATCAGATGAAAGAATCGAGGATTGAGCCGACGGATAAGCATTACGCTTCCTTGGTGGATATGTTAGGACGAGCTGGTAGATTACAAGAAGCACTTGAAGTTATCACTAATATGCCGATTGATCCCACGGAATCTGTATGGGGAGCTTTATTAACGAGTTGTACAGTCCACAAGAACACAGAGCTTGCAGCATTTGCAGCAGACAAGGTCTTCGAATTAGGACCAGTGAGTTCCGGTATGCACATTTCGTTATCCAATGCTTATGCAGCCGATGGTAGATTCGAAGACGCAGCTAAAGCTAGAAAATTGCTTCGAGACCGAGgggaaaagaaggaaacaggGCTAAGTTGGGTTGAAGAAAGGAACAAGGTTCATACATTTGCAGCTGGAGAAAGACGTCATGAGAAAAGCAAGGAGATATATGAGAAGCTGGCTGAGTTAGgggaagagatggagaaagcGGGTTACATTGCAGACACAAGCTATGTTCTGAGAGAAGTGGATGGTGACGAGAAGAATCAAACCATAAGGTATCATAGTGAGAGATTAGCTATTGCTTTTGGACTGATCACGTTTCCAGCTGATAGACCGATCCGAGTAATGAAGAATCTGCGTGTTTGCGGTGATTGCCATAACGCGATCAAGTTCATGTCCGTATGTACGAGACGAGTGATCATTGTGAGAGATAATAATCGGTTTCATCGGTTTGAAGATGGCAAGTGTTCTTGTAATGACTAttggtgaagaagacaaatgaGAGTTGGTTTATATTTAACCATAATTTCATTCAGTTCACACTGAACCGGCGAAATTTCTTTGCCAGACCTATTCGGAATTGAAACAAGTGGAGTCTCGAAACGAAAAGAACTTTCTGGAATTCGTTTGCTCACAAAGCTAAAAACGGTTGATTTCATCGAAATACGGCGTCGTTTTCAAAGAACAATCCAGAAATCACTGGTTTTCCTTTATTTCAAAAGAAGAGACTAGAACTTTATTTCTCCTCTATAAAAtcactttgttttttcctctcttcttcataaatcaacaaaacaatcacaaaTCTCTCGAAACGCTCTCGAAGTTCCAAATTTTCTCTTAGCATTCTCTTTCGTTTCTCGTTTGCGTTGAATCAAAGTTCGTTGCGATGGCGGATGTTCAGATGGCTGATGCAGAGACTTTTGCTTTCCAAGCTGAGATTAACCAGCTTCTTAGCTTGATCATCAACACGTTCTACAGCAACAAAGAAATCTTCCTCCGTGAGCTCATCAGTAACTCTTCTGATGTAAGTTTCCcttcaaatctctctctgcTCGGTGTGACTCGTCCGCTTCCTATTTTCTTGCATGTTGTTTGTTCTTTAATTCCTGGATTCGTTGATAGCGTTGGATTCGTAGGTTTAGCGTTGTGATTGCTTATTCAAATAAATCGTGATTTGGCTTGTGCATCACGTTAAGTTTAGAATTCTTAGCTTGTGCTCGATCTTCATGTGTTGTAGTTACATATATAGAACGGTTCTTGCTTCGATGTAGTCTTTGATTTACCCTAGAGGATTGAGGAAAGCTTCTGATTATCTTTGTTTATATGAATGGTTTTGTAGGCTCTTGACAAGATCCGATTTGAGAGCTTAACGGATAAGAGCAAGCTCGATGGACAGCCTGAACTCTTCATTAGATTGGTTCCTGACAAGTCTAATAAGACGCTCTCAATTATTGACAGTGGTATTGGCATGACCAAAGCAGGTAACGAATCAATGCCTAATAATCTCTCGTTGGTGAGATGTTTTAGTGTATGTGCTGTGGTTATGACtctctattattttttcagaTTTGGTGAACAACTTGGGAACCATTGCGAGGTCTGGAACAAAAGAGTTTATGGAGGCGCTTCAAGCTGGAGCTGATGTAAGCATGATAGGACAATTTGGTGTTGGTTTCTACTCTGCTTATCTTGTTGCAGAGAAGGTTGTTGTCACTACAAAGCACAATGATGATGAACAATACGTTTGGGAGTCTCAAGCTGGTGGTTCCTTCACTGTCACTAGGGATGTGGATGGGGAACCACTTGGTAGAGGAACTAAGATCACCCTCTTCCTTAAGGACGATCAGGTAAGGAATCGTAGCTTTGAGTGTTTTGGggattgtttcttttcttttggtgttttctGTGTTCTTACAAGTGTGTTTATTCATGCAGCTTGAATACTTGGAGGAGAGGAGACTCAAAGACTTGGTGAAGAAGCACTCTGAGTTCATCAGTTACCCTATCTACCTTTGGACCGAGAAAACCACCGAGAAGGAGATCAGTGacgatgaggatgaagatgaaccaaagaaagaaaacgaaggtgaggttgaagaagttgatgaggagaaggagaaagatggtaaaaagaagaagaaaatcaaggAAGTCTCTCACGAGTGGGAACTCATCAACAAGCAGAAACCGATCTGGTTGAGGAAGCCAGAAGAGATCACTAAGGAAGAGTATGCTGCTTTCTACAAGAGCTTGACCAATGACTGGGAAGATCACTTAGCCGTGAAACACTTCTCAGTGGAGGGTCAGCTAGAATTCAAGGCCATTCTCTTTGTACCAAAGAGAGCTCCGTTTGATCTCTTTGACACGAGGAAGAAGTTGAACAACATCAAGCTTTATGTCAGGAGGGTGTTCATTATGGACAACTGTGAAGAGCTAATCCCAGAGTACCTCAGCTTTGTGAAAGGTGTTGTTGACTCTGATGACTTGCCACTCAACATCTCTCGTGAGACGCTTCAACAGAACAAGATCCTTAAGGTGATCAGGAAGAATCTAGTGAAGAAGTGCATTGAGATGTTCAACGAGATTGCTGAGAACAAAGAGGACTACACCAAATTCTATGAGGCTTTCTCCAAGAATCTCAAATTGGGTATCCATGAAGACAGTCAGAACAGGGGAAAGATTGCTGATCTTCTACGGTACCACTCCACAAAGAGTGGTGATGAAATGACGAGCTTCAAAGATTACGTCACAAGGATGAAGGAAGGTCAAAAGGACATTTTCTACATCACTGGTGAAAGCAAAAAGGCGGTGGAGAATTCTCCCTTCTTGGAGAGgctgaagaagagaggatACGAGGTACTTTACATGGTGGATGCGATTGACGAATACGCTGTTGGACAATTGAAGGAGTATGACGGTAAGAAACTTGTTTCTGCGACTAAAGAAGGCCTCAAACTTGAAGATGAGaccgaagaagagaagaaaaagagggaagagaagaagaagtcctTCGAGAATCTGTGCAAGACGATTAAGGAAATTCTCGGGGACAAGGTTGAGAAGGTTGTGGTCTCAGACAGGATTGTGGACTCTCCCTGCTGTCTAGTAACTGGTGAATATGGATGGACTGCAAATATGGAGAGGATTATGAAGGCACAGGCGTTGAGAGATAGCAGCATGAGTGGTTACATGTCGAGCAAGAAAACAATGGAGATCAACCCCGACAACGGTATAATGGAGGAGCTCAGGAAGAGAGCTGAAGCAGACAAGAATGACAAGTCTGTTAAAGATCTTGTCATGTTGCTGTATGAGACAGCTTTGTTGACGTCTGGATTCAGTCTTGATGAACCGAACACTTTTGCTGCTAGGATTCACAGGATGTTGAAGTTGGGTCTGAGTATTGATGAGGATGAGAACGTTGAGGAAGATGGTGATATGCCTGAGTTGGAGGAGGACGCTGCTGAAGAGAGCAAGATGGAGGAAGTCGACtaagagatgaagaaattgCTCTTATGGTTCTGAAAACTTCTAATATGTCGAGTTGTTCTGAGTTTTAAGATTTTCCAAAatgtctttgtctttttttttatatctttagAGTTACTTGAACATTGTGACTACTTCTAGGGTTGGGTTTGTGTCAGGTCTGTTATATCGTGTGGTGGGTCTGTCTAATACTGATTCAAGTTTTTGTTATTCAGCTAAGGaacttttcttgtttctgaaCAAATCTTTTGGTTCCCTAGAGTAAAACTTGACTTCCAAAAGATAGACTTCCTAAGATCACTGGAATAGATAGGAGTGACAACTTGACGTGAAAGGTAGCTTGGCTATAGTAATTTTAGATCTGACAAAACGAGATCAAGAAGTTAATAATTTTCACAACACCAATTTGTTATCGCTTAAAGGTTGATTGATTTGTTCAATAGGGGGAATCATATTCTCGCATGCTCGAAAAGGGGAGAGAAGATGGAATGAACATAACTTTAAATCGGATGTTtgattcaacaacaaaactaaactcAGATAGAGATTATGAAGGATTCCGGAATCTGAAttacaaaagcaaaatttAAAGCTGAAAACTCCTCCATGGTCTTACTGTCACCTAAAGACATTTCTTTTTCAAGGCAAACCTGAACCAGATGGTGCAGCTGCGCTGTAGCCACCAGCACCACGGCCAAAACCACGGCCACTTCCCTGATAAACAAGAAAGGATGTTAGAACAATGGCaaccaaacaaagagaagGCGGGTAAATCAAATCACAAGGCAATTATATAACTATAGACTTTGAAACACTTCACAGCTAAAGTAAAAGATTTATGTTCCTTGTAACTAAAGTGATAAAGAGAGACTAAATATGTTCATGGTTTCTCAGGTTCAGGAGCTCTATGATAAAGACTTCAAGAGTAGCACATTATATGACGTTGGTGAGATAGAGAAGTAAATAGAAGGTATGGTCAGTGAGAATTTACTTGGAAAGATGGCTGGTAATCTGCGGGAGCTCCACCCTTTTCACCTCCAAACTCACCACCAGCTCGAGGACCTGCACGGTACCCATCACGGTCACCAAACCTGGGACGGTCTCCTCCTTCATGGCGAGGTCCTCTGAAATACAAAGAAACCCAAACCAtgtcaaacaaattaaaaaaaaaaaaagtttttgccAGACATGAAATGGGTTAAGCAAAGAGTTAATCACCTTGAGCGATCACCAGGTGGGCCACCAAATGGACGACCACCAGGCTTAGCTGACTTCTTCAAAGTAGCAGGAACAACATCAGATGGAAGATTAAGATAAGTTCTCAAGAACTCGATCCCTTCATTGGTCAAAAACCAATAGTAATGCATCCAGGCAAATGTCTCCCTAACATACTCCTTGGATTTGAAACTCTGCATAAGCTTAATCACTTGTAGGTTGGGGACATCGATCAACGGATGCTTAGCAAGATTGAAATCCTTCTTCGCAAAGCAAACTCCTTCTGCAAAAATCATAGAACATATGATAATCAACACAATGTTCACCTTCTAAGCCAAACATCATAATTGCTACCATAACTAGTTAACCTAAACTAGTTCAAAAATCACAATGTTCATCGGCATAAGCCTAAAAATGAATCAATTTACTCACAGAAgctgaagaaaacagagatctaagaacaaatttaagaagaaCGAACCTTTGAAGAGGTACTTGCAGATTTCTTTGCGGTTAGCCTCTGAGATAATCTGAGAgcaagaaggaagaagaaaatggtcaAAATTCAACGAAACAACATTCTGAGACACCGGAGAATATGATGAGAATAGAGAAATAGATCAAAAGCAGAGCTTGTGTGTTACCATTGTATCGGTAGGAGATCTTGCTCGAGCAGAGAGTCGCACGGAACTTCGAGAGAGCaaaaaactagggttttcGCAGGACTAGAGAAGACGATGACTTTATATGCTTTGTTTTGGGCCTATAATGAGTTCATTAAATATGGGCCTTAAGTTTGGGCAGTATCGGAGACTGAGAAACTCAAAATGATCTTGTCGAATTGAATTAAGAATTGGGGgtttatcaaattatttgatgataactatatttaatattttattaaccaaTACTTACACTCGTTGTATTTATATTTACGATGGTTTATCCTctcttttttgaaaagtttataTCTTGTAAATTTTGTGACATAcgtttaaatattatttactataactttgattttttttttttttttactataactttgattactttatatatttttatcagaTTAGTTAATTCTAtaaattaacatatatttttattaattacatatattatcttgttaaaataatttccagtttaattaatttatttgctccatattgtaacaaaaaaatctttgagagataaatgtatttttgtgttgtttcaacaaaaaaaaaaagaagataaatctatttttgtgTCAAAAATTTGTTATGAGAAATTGTGACATATGTCGAAAGAGATTGTGAAATTGAGAGATAAATGTACTTTTATagattatttaacaaaaaaaatcaattttcagtaatatatatagaggttGATGAGCAAGCGAGTTTGTAATCACATTCTTgtccatcatcttctcttctccttccaaacttttgagtttttcaaaaaatggttAGTTATTTTTCTTAGTAAACCTATTTATGTGGTTATATAATAAATTCACTAAAGctttagttttatttcattgtttGTAGTCGATGACGATTGTATTCAAGCATCCAGGATATCCCGAAAAAAAATGGCGAAAAGGATTCAAAATTGCAGGTGGTTTTCCAGGTACAAACCTACACACACCCAACAATTATATTCAACAAACGAATTTTGAACAATGTGAATGATTGtcatctttttattattatattaggAGTTGATGTCATAAGTTGTGGTATCATGGACGACGTATTTGCAGTGAAGGGAGAAAATATTGATCAAGATAAGTTActggagaaaataaaaaaggttttaaaatctgTCGAAATCATTGATCACACCAAATACCCTCCggattattttttctatgatttctaataatgatgtttatttttctttgggcAAATAATGATGttcatttatgttttcatattcTATCAAAGTAATTGGATTTGGTGTAAGTCTTAAGATATATTAGTCCATTCTTATAAGTTGTAAgttataaactttttgttcAAGAAGATTGATTTTCCTTGGATGCATAGTCGAGAGTATGCCACTAAAAATAGCTTAACCATATTGGTCTACACTGTCACCTTATTTCTTCCTCTATAAACGAATTAAAACGAAAGCATACAACGCTATTatgagatttgatttggtcTCCCATCAAAGAGACAGATACATACTTTAACAAAAgctcaaaacaaatttgagaGAGGGAATGGTATATGATTACAATTCttgtttaaaatatgattaataaCTTCTTctagaaaatgttttatatgcAAACCAGTCAAACCATCATTTGATTTACATCTATTTAGAAATGTATTTATCTATTTCATCACTAAGAATGTGTTTTATCACCACCTCCAAAATGTGTTTACAAACAAATGAAGCCAACTACAAATTATTGATCTTGAAATCTGTCGAAATCATTGATCACACTGAATACCctgcaaattattttttttatgatctctaataatgatgtttatttttattttttacttttatttttctgaggCAAGTAATGatgtttatttatgttttcatattctataaaaaaaataattggatTTGGTGTAAGTCTTAAGATatgatcaaattaaaatatatattagtccattctttataagttataacctTTTGATCAAGAAGATTTGATATTCCTTGGATGCATCTTTTCTTATAGTCGAGAGTATGCCactaaaaatagtttatcCATATTGTTATACAAATGGTCACAGTCACCTTATTTCTTCCTCTATAAACGAATGAAAACGAAAGCAAAGACAACTCTATTAAGAGATTTTGGTCTCCCATCAAAGAGACTGATACATATGTTTAAACTTGAGATCTAACTTATGATAATACACTGTACATATACCATCCTTAACCCAACAGACTATTTATAACAGTAACAACAACTAAACCGAGTAACAtcagcttcatcttcttcctatgtacaaacaaaaaaccacAACAGAATCTCTGTATTTTGTAGCCATCTGGTTGTTGGCTGGCTCACCTGAGACACTTTTCACAGTTCTCCTCTTCTATTAAACATTAAGTAGAGATTTCAGGTGGGTCTTTGTTTAAGGTTTTATTCACTCCACCATGATCAGTTGCTGTCTCAGATCCGATATCATAAGACGAAAGAAGCCGTCtctattgtttttgaaatcaataAGAGTCTTGAGGTTAGTTCTGGTATAGGGTTTCGAGTTAAAATTGACTAGTAGTTTGTGGAGTAAAATACTTACATGATCCTCAAAGTCAGGACTAGACAAGTTGATGGATAGATTTCTCATCAATAGTAACACCTGTTTGGTGGGGgcaaacaaaggaaaaaaatgattagtttAACCATTTGTTCCATTGGACCGACGTGGTTTCAATTAAGATTGATGTAAaagtgaaaactgaaaagacAAGAAACGTACTGTTTCAACATCTATGGGgtccatcttcttcagcttttgtAGATGATTACTTGCATATGGGTCAAACACACTTCCAATGAAGCCGTATACTTGGGCAAAGTCCggtaaaactgaaaaaaaaaaaggcggAACTGTCTAGTAAGAAATGGTAAATATGgtacaaacaaaaagattaacaGGAGACGATGTAACGATGCTTACCTCTTAATGAATGGCCAACATTTCCATGGTCTCTTGCGTCCCTGTTGGATCGTGGTCTTGGAGTATTTTCAGAACTACTAGAACAATTGTTATTAGCTCCTGCTCCTGCTGTTTCCATCAACGTGGAACAACAATATGCTTCATTtagtaaaatttgaaacagagATTATATTAAGAGAGTAACAGTAATTGCATAATGCTTGTAAATGAGAATAGAACCTTTTGGGAGGGGAGTGAAGCTAATTGTTTGCGCATTATTTGTCCATGGAGCCGCAGCAGCAGTGGTTGGCGAAGTCATCAGCATTGAAGAAGACTCAGGCCTAAACATAAAACTTGGGTCATTTGGTTCAGATGTTGACTTGAATGACCCTGGTACTTGCAGTTGCACTGCACATTGCCATAAACAGTGCATCAATATAGTTTTCAGTaagcaaacaacaatacaacttcaaagtttttaaagcAGTAGCTATAACGTACCATTCTTGTGAGCCTTCTGAGGATATGGATGAGCGGCTTTCCTTTTAGGTCGAGGAGGAGGGAGATGTTCACCGGTCCCACTCTTTTGTACCTTAAGAAAATACTTCTGAGCATGACTTCGTATCTGCAGTATTAAAGGAGTCCGTATAAGAAGCCATAAAAGAGCTCAACGAGCTCACTTGTCTAATGCAAAAATAACTACATATAACACTTCATTAAGTGGTGATAAGCGACAAACGCATGTGACATTCTTTCTCCTAGTAGTAGTAGTTCAAAACAGTTACAGACAATAAAGATGTTTTAACAGAACACTTTGTGGAGATATCAAATGAGAGAAAACAACCTCAATCCAAAGTAACACTGAGGGCCCAAGAGAAAGATGACAGAATCAAACAACTAGAGTAGGCGAAAAACAGAGTAACTCAGAAGATATATCTACTTTTTACTGTACCTGAATCACTGTCTTTGAACCAATAAAAGCTTCAATCTTCTTCCAGTCTCTATCAAAcctaaaataatcaaaacacaaacataagAGATATCAGATCCACCACCAAACAACCTGGATATAGCATGTGTCTAATCCTTGCCTAAGATTGTACGCATCACAATACACAGAAGAATAAGCAATGAACAGTACAATCATCATCGCCTCCCCTAGAACCTACCCCAAGGACTTTCCCACTACATACCAACCTTAGTACTACAATTACTCACTTACCAGTGTTTATAGACACtattgtaaccaaaaaaaaaaaaaacgcagCTCTAATAGTTTTCACTAAATCCTCTTTTTACTAAGATACATATAGTTTGCGTCGCTATTTCCTCATAATCTCAGCTCAATTTCTTGCCTGTTTCGTTCTTCACTATCAATGATCATACAGGTCTTAGAAGAACATTTAGCTCATCCAATTTCAATAGCTACTACACAAATTCAATACAGTCTATACTCATTTTTCGACATCCTGATCTTCTCAATTCTTATCAGACGCCTAATTCAACAAAATGTGCATACATAGCCAAATCCATCTGCCTAAATCCAACTCTCGATTCCAATTCTATGTCCCAAATCCAATCTAATTCCACTGGTTCAACACAGTACAATTCAGAAACCTACTGAAACATAAAGTTGCACATTATCCTAATCGAAACTCCACGCATATTCACATGATTCTATAAAGTCCACCACAAACCCTAATCAACCAAAATTGATGCTAATTCTTCCCAAATCAAATCTCCAAATAGCCATTAACGAGAAATGGTAAAGCACAAAATGAACAAAACTCACAATTGAAGAGCTTCAAGGAATTTATCATGCTCAGGCTCCGTCCAGCTCTCTCTAGACTTAGTAATAGTATAAGGCTTCCTAATCTTCTTACTCAAATCCTCCTCCGAAGAAGAAACCATCGCCGTCACATCCGCCACAGCCACGGCCGTAGAAGAAGTcgttggtgaagaagaagaagaaacggcGGCTGTAAAGGAAGGTCCGAGACCAGGAACAGTCATACCGGTCGGATCCAAGAAATATCCGTCAGAATTTCTAGAGACCATGAATAGAATTTGAGGAgatttttgttgaatcttttgcttttttgcTCTGTTGGGTTTAAAAAGCTGTGTTGTgtaggagagaaagagagaagaaatgtggcttatgagaaagaagaagacggcagagattttattaaaatattaataaatttataagctatagtttttttgtgtatatgtTGTGTTTCTCGATGAAAGAAACTTATTCTTGTGATCGTTTTTGAGGTCGGCAAAATAGTTCTTGTGACCTAATATAACGTGCCACGTATTTGGATCTTTATAATAAAGATTTTTccatttatgttttgtatccgtttataccaaaaaagggtcttttctttttggttgaattTAGGATTGTTTTGTAGTTTAGGTAAAGGTTTTCTAATTGtccaaattttatgttttgtggaGCCTTTTTAGCTAATGGGCAACTTGCccgtcaaaaaaaaaaaaactaatgggCAAATGGGTTATATATTTAGCCCATTATGAAACATCgatatgtcaaaaaaaaacttggtgATGCCACTGTTTTTGTCTTAATGTTTAGCCCAATCAACAAGACAACAATGCTTTTTTTCTTGGCATCCTTCGATTAGAACGATTGATTTGTGAATGAGAATTTAAATGGATGGTTTACATTGGTTTAtaaatttctttaacaaatgAACATATTTTAACCTCGCAAATAAAGGAAGAAATGCAAAAATGTGGCATGttaaagaaagagatcaaCCTTCACTATATCTTTTAGGTTTCTAATTGGTTTCGATGTGAGAACATCTTTGTTGGATTGTTGGTAATGCCACGTtcttaatattgtttataCTAATGTTTTGGCGTTGGAGTCTGTTACGTAACTGAATTAATGACATTGGCTAAAGCGCAGTACCAAAAGTTATAGTATAGATTTGTATAACTATACTGAAAA includes:
- a CDS encoding Homeodomain-like superfamily protein (Homeodomain-like superfamily protein; CONTAINS InterPro DOMAIN/s: SANT, DNA-binding (InterPro:IPR001005), Homeodomain-like (InterPro:IPR009057), Myb, DNA-binding (InterPro:IPR014778), HTH transcriptional regulator, Myb-type, DNA-binding (InterPro:IPR017930), Myb-like DNA-binding domain, SHAQKYF class (InterPro:IPR006447); BEST Arabidopsis thaliana protein match is: Homeodomain-like superfamily protein (TAIR:AT4G01280.1); Has 1357 Blast hits to 1347 proteins in 119 species: Archae - 0; Bacteria - 4; Metazoa - 93; Fungi - 5; Plants - 1057; Viruses - 0; Other Eukaryotes - 198 (source: NCBI BLink).), whose protein sequence is MVSRNSDGYFLDPTGMTVPGLGPSFTAAVSSSSSPTTSSTAVAVADVTAMVSSSEEDLSKKIRKPYTITKSRESWTEPEHDKFLEALQLFDRDWKKIEAFIGSKTVIQIRSHAQKYFLKVQKSGTGEHLPPPRPKRKAAHPYPQKAHKNVQLQVPGSFKSTSEPNDPSFMFRPESSSMLMTSPTTAAAAPWTNNAQTISFTPLPKGAGANNNCSSSSENTPRPRSNRDARDHGNVGHSLRVLPDFAQVYGFIGSVFDPYASNHLQKLKKMDPIDVETVLLLMRNLSINLSSPDFEDHRRLLSSYDIGSETATDHGGVNKTLNKDPPEIST
- a CDS encoding Homeodomain-like superfamily protein (Homeodomain-like superfamily protein; CONTAINS InterPro DOMAIN/s: SANT, DNA-binding (InterPro:IPR001005), Homeodomain-like (InterPro:IPR009057), Myb, DNA-binding (InterPro:IPR014778), HTH transcriptional regulator, Myb-type, DNA-binding (InterPro:IPR017930), Myb-like DNA-binding domain, SHAQKYF class (InterPro:IPR006447); BEST Arabidopsis thaliana protein match is: Homeodomain-like superfamily protein (TAIR:AT4G01280.1); Has 1360 Blast hits to 1350 proteins in 120 species: Archae - 0; Bacteria - 4; Metazoa - 93; Fungi - 8; Plants - 1059; Viruses - 0; Other Eukaryotes - 196 (source: NCBI BLink).) — protein: MVSRNSDGYFLDPTGMTVPGLGPSFTAAVSSSSSPTTSSTAVAVADVTAMVSSSEEDLSKKIRKPYTITKSRESWTEPEHDKFLEALQLFDRDWKKIEAFIGSKTVIQIRSHAQKYFLKVQKSGTGEHLPPPRPKRKAAHPYPQKAHKNVQLQVPGSFKSTSEPNDPSFMFRPESSSMLMTSPTTAAAAPWTNNAQTISFTPLPKAGAGANNNCSSSSENTPRPRSNRDARDHGNVGHSLRVLPDFAQVYGFIGSVFDPYASNHLQKLKKMDPIDVETVLLLMRNLSINLSSPDFEDHRRLLSSYDIGSETATDHGGVNKTLNKDPPEIST
- a CDS encoding RNA binding Plectin/S10 domain-containing protein (RNA binding Plectin/S10 domain-containing protein; FUNCTIONS IN: structural constituent of ribosome; INVOLVED IN: translation; LOCATED IN: cytosolic small ribosomal subunit, cytosolic ribosome, cell wall, membrane; EXPRESSED IN: 22 plant structures; EXPRESSED DURING: 13 growth stages; CONTAINS InterPro DOMAIN/s: Plectin/S10, N-terminal (InterPro:IPR005326); BEST Arabidopsis thaliana protein match is: RNA binding Plectin/S10 domain-containing protein (TAIR:AT4G25740.1); Has 1807 Blast hits to 1807 proteins in 277 species: Archae - 0; Bacteria - 0; Metazoa - 736; Fungi - 347; Plants - 385; Viruses - 0; Other Eukaryotes - 339 (source: NCBI BLink).); the encoded protein is MIISEANRKEICKYLFKEGVCFAKKDFNLAKHPLIDVPNLQVIKLMQSFKSKEYVRETFAWMHYYWFLTNEGIEFLRTYLNLPSDVVPATLKKSAKPGGRPFGGPPGDRSRGPRHEGGDRPRFGDRDGYRAGPRAGGEFGGEKGGAPADYQPSFQGSGRGFGRGAGGYSAAAPSGSGLP